In Aliiglaciecola sp. LCG003, a genomic segment contains:
- the ggt gene encoding gamma-glutamyltransferase yields the protein MRSIYSLFLFSYFIASSTIATPANSQAAVAMPDKYSAEVAKQVMLDGGNAIDAAIAAQFVLAVTLPEAGNIGGGGFMLVYKDKLADFLDYREVAPSKAHRDMYLDKKGNVIENLSLYGILSAGVPGTVDGMWQAHKKYATKPWETLLAPAIKLAEQGFVVHQNLVDNIEWRLNSFEQDQVKVNFADYFGKLKTGSVFKQPELAATLRRISEHGREGFYSGETANIITKFMADKGGIIDLQDLADYRSKWRAPIQKSWREYQILTAPPPSSGGIAVLQWLTMFDLRKTPQMSHNSGAYIHLLAEIGKRVFADRAEYLGDPDFVEVPQQQLLDHDYLVQRSKEVSLSEISVTANIQRGLQESRDTTHFSIVDQWGNAVSNTTTINYTFGSGVIVEGAGFILNDEMDDFSVKPGSANVYGAIGGSANEIQAGKRMLSSMSPTIVLHNEQIKLVTGSPGGTTIISSVYQSILNALEFGMNAQDAANAPRTHHQLWPKNQIEYYGGISMDTISGLEKLGYGMLKKRFGEVQMIIRNEQGLDAGSEQGGRAEALVF from the coding sequence ATGAGATCAATTTATAGTCTTTTTTTGTTCAGTTATTTTATTGCGTCCTCGACAATTGCAACACCAGCTAATTCTCAGGCTGCCGTTGCCATGCCTGACAAATATAGTGCTGAGGTAGCCAAGCAAGTAATGCTTGACGGGGGCAATGCCATTGATGCTGCAATAGCCGCACAGTTTGTTCTGGCGGTTACCTTGCCTGAGGCGGGCAATATTGGTGGTGGTGGTTTTATGTTGGTCTATAAAGATAAGCTGGCTGACTTTCTGGATTATAGGGAAGTCGCGCCTAGCAAAGCGCATCGCGATATGTACTTAGATAAAAAGGGCAATGTAATAGAGAATTTATCGTTGTACGGGATCCTATCTGCAGGTGTCCCTGGAACGGTTGATGGCATGTGGCAAGCTCACAAAAAATATGCTACCAAACCTTGGGAAACCTTATTAGCGCCGGCAATAAAATTAGCCGAGCAGGGCTTCGTTGTGCATCAAAATTTGGTTGATAATATTGAATGGAGACTTAACAGTTTCGAGCAAGACCAAGTAAAGGTCAATTTTGCTGACTATTTTGGCAAGCTAAAAACTGGCAGTGTGTTTAAGCAACCGGAGTTGGCTGCTACTTTAAGGCGTATTTCGGAGCATGGTAGAGAGGGTTTTTATAGTGGTGAAACTGCCAACATAATCACTAAATTTATGGCTGACAAAGGCGGTATCATTGATTTACAGGATCTGGCTGATTACCGCTCTAAATGGCGTGCACCGATTCAAAAATCCTGGCGGGAATATCAGATTTTAACCGCCCCTCCGCCAAGTTCGGGTGGTATTGCAGTACTACAATGGCTCACCATGTTTGACCTGCGTAAAACCCCACAGATGAGCCACAATTCAGGCGCGTATATTCATCTACTGGCTGAGATTGGAAAACGTGTGTTTGCAGACCGAGCAGAGTATTTAGGTGATCCCGATTTTGTTGAAGTACCGCAACAACAACTTCTTGACCATGACTATTTAGTGCAACGTAGCAAAGAGGTGTCATTGAGTGAAATATCGGTAACTGCCAATATCCAACGCGGTTTACAGGAAAGTCGCGACACCACCCATTTTTCAATTGTCGACCAATGGGGCAATGCAGTGTCCAACACCACTACAATTAATTATACCTTTGGCAGCGGGGTAATTGTAGAGGGCGCTGGTTTTATCCTAAATGATGAAATGGATGATTTCAGCGTCAAACCAGGTAGCGCCAACGTGTATGGTGCAATTGGTGGTTCAGCCAATGAAATACAAGCAGGCAAGCGGATGTTGTCCTCCATGTCACCTACGATAGTGCTGCACAATGAACAGATTAAATTGGTAACAGGCTCACCGGGCGGCACCACAATCATCAGCTCAGTTTACCAATCTATTCTCAATGCGTTGGAATTTGGTATGAATGCACAGGATGCTGCAAATGCACCTCGTACCCACCACCAGTTGTGGCCTAAAAATCAAATTGAATATTATGGTGGTATTTCCATGGATACGATTTCAGGTCTCGAAAAGTTAGGCTATGGCATGCTCAAAAAAAGATTTGGTGAGGTTCAGATGATTATACGAAATGAACAAGGTTTAGATGCAGGCTCAGAGCAGGGGGGGCGTGCCGAGGCATTGGTTTTTTGA